Within the Corynebacterium sp. sy039 genome, the region TTCATCCAACGTGCTCAGCGCACACAAGGCTGCGTCACGTTCATAGCTCCAGACCTGTTTATTATTTTCTGGGTTGATTGCGCTGACTACTGAATGAGAACCAGTATTGTGTGCTGAAATAACAAGTCCATTGGTGACAATAGGTTTGTGGTTAAAAGAGTCAGCGGGAAAAGAACCTCTGTCTCCTGAAAAGCTCGTAGGGATAGTCGGTGCAGTAGCAGATTCTTCATAATGTGAGAGCACCGTAAGATGTGCTTGTCGAATGGGAGCGCTGAGCCATGCACATATAAGCGCAGCAATGCTCACAATGCTGATGACGCCACAAATAATCCAATTCTTTTTACTAAAACCAGGTGTGACCGCTAGAGACGTAGCTGTATTTACGTCTGTATTGTCTCTATCTGATTTTTGAGTCTGAATCTGCTCAGGTGCTTGCGTCATAAAACCATTGTTAATGAGAAAAAGCAAAGACGCAAAAGTACATCACATTAGGTATAAGATTCATCTCTCGATTTCGAGCTATGATAGGAGGACATATGTTTAACTCAAGAACCTCTTGTTTATGAACTGAGAAGAACTGGGAAGAACGAAGAAAAATCAACAACCTGAAAGGATATGAGTTCCACATGGATATTAAAATTGGTTTAACGCAATCACCACGTGAATTGGTAATTAGTTCAACTAATACGCAAGAGGAACTAGCTGCACAGGTGAGTGCTGCTTTTACTGCAGAAAACGCCCAAGGGTCAGGGGTGTTAGATCTCGTCGATGAGCGCGGCAATCGTTATCTTGTGCGTACTGCACAGATTGCGTATGTTGAATTAGGTAGTAATCAAACCCGAACCGTTGGGTTCGCAGGAGCATAAGTTCATGGCACACACTGATGAGGGATTTCTCGTACGCTTTGCACGCAATTATGGTTGGCGTGCTTATGCAATACCAGTGCTGATTGTGATTAGTATTTGGGTGCTTTACGACGTTCTCATCAGTCCTGCTTTAATCGAAAAGCGCACGCAACCTGTGGCATCAACGGTCGCGACGGTATCAGAAGCGGAGAAAAGCGTAAGCAATACCGATAAAAAGTCTGCTATTCCCGGTCCGAATCCAGCTAGTGCGCGTAAGTTAGCCAATGACGCGGCACAGTTACCTCTAGGCGGTTCTTATACAGAAAAAGGTGATGAGTCATATCGCACCGTTGGTGTCGCAGGAGCAGCGGTTGGGCAGGGGCGAGAAAAAACCTTTACCTATGTTGTAGAGATTGAAAATGGCATAGATTCTGCTGCTTATGGTGGTGATGATGGATTTGCTGCCATGGTTGATGCCACTCTTGCTAATCCCAAAGGTTGGACTGCAGATTCTCAATATAAGTTTGAGCATATTAACGACCCTGAGCGAGCTGATTTGCGTATTCAACTCACTTCACTTGGTACCACTCACAAATTATGTGGCGATGACATTGCTATGGAAACAAGCTGCTTTTATTCTGAAGGCAATCGCGTGGTCATCAATGAATCTCGTTGGGTTCGAGGTGCAGCAACTTTTAACGGTGACCTAGGGGCATATCGCCAATACTTGATTAACCATGAGGTTGGGCACGGCATTGGTTTCTCTCAACATCAACCCTGTGCACGCAATGGTGAATTAGCGCCGATAATGATGCAACAGACATTGAGCTTATCTAACTCAGAACTGTTTAGAATAGAACCTAATGAGGCGTATGCAAATGACAACGCAGTATGTGCGCCGAACGCATGGCCTTATCCACGTGGTTGAATCATAGCCAAACCATAGCTGCTGAGCACAGCATATAGAGAGTACACAGCTACAGTGCAGGATTGAGAGGATAGTAGCAATCATGGATCATCAGAACCTACCAGATCATGTTCGTGATGCTTTTCATGCTTCTCATGCATCAGCACACATACTCGATGTTGCATGGGGCTATGGTTGGCGCGTTGATGATCTTGTGCTCTCTGCTGTTACTCGGCATGATCATAGTGCTTGGTCAGCGCGGATAAGAGAGAAGCTCAATGTTCATGGTCTACGTATCGTGCGCCCAGTGCGTGCTACAGATGGCAGATTTATTAGTGCTGGTTGGTGCGCTAATACCTTCGTCGAGGGCAAAATAGAACCACGAGTTGATGAAACAGTTGCTGCGGCACTGCGCCTAGATACTATGTTGGGGCAATTGGATATTCCAGACTTCTTCCATGAGCCTGATCCTACAGATATTTTTGCTCTTGCCGACGTTCATGCCTGGCTCCCTAACCCAGCACATACATTAACCTTTGACCAGGAGATTCCTACGCAACGCCTTGCCGCAGAGCTTGTGACACAATTAGCACCCTACTTCTCGCTTATCGACGCCCCTCGCCAGGTAAATCACGCCGATATGATGGCGACAACCATCTACGCTGGTAGCCAAGCTCCTGTGCTGACGGAACT harbors:
- a CDS encoding DUF3107 domain-containing protein; its protein translation is MDIKIGLTQSPRELVISSTNTQEELAAQVSAAFTAENAQGSGVLDLVDERGNRYLVRTAQIAYVELGSNQTRTVGFAGA
- a CDS encoding DUF3152 domain-containing protein codes for the protein MAHTDEGFLVRFARNYGWRAYAIPVLIVISIWVLYDVLISPALIEKRTQPVASTVATVSEAEKSVSNTDKKSAIPGPNPASARKLANDAAQLPLGGSYTEKGDESYRTVGVAGAAVGQGREKTFTYVVEIENGIDSAAYGGDDGFAAMVDATLANPKGWTADSQYKFEHINDPERADLRIQLTSLGTTHKLCGDDIAMETSCFYSEGNRVVINESRWVRGAATFNGDLGAYRQYLINHEVGHGIGFSQHQPCARNGELAPIMMQQTLSLSNSELFRIEPNEAYANDNAVCAPNAWPYPRG
- a CDS encoding TIGR02569 family protein, with the translated sequence MDHQNLPDHVRDAFHASHASAHILDVAWGYGWRVDDLVLSAVTRHDHSAWSARIREKLNVHGLRIVRPVRATDGRFISAGWCANTFVEGKIEPRVDETVAAALRLDTMLGQLDIPDFFHEPDPTDIFALADVHAWLPNPAHTLTFDQEIPTQRLAAELVTQLAPYFSLIDAPRQVNHADMMATTIYAGSQAPVLTELVGVARPYGYSAALAIIDALLIGATDEKIIDRFAHIAHRDQLLLRALTYRICLHAYHPEAKQKAGENLKWVTGALISRLSAKL